The Sus scrofa isolate TJ Tabasco breed Duroc chromosome 6, Sscrofa11.1, whole genome shotgun sequence region CAGCTCCTGCTGCTACCCCCGCGAGGGCTGGAGGTACTCCCGCGAGTACAACGCCATCCTCGGGCCCTTCGGCGAGCTCATGACCGAGGCCGACATCCTCCGCATCGAGCAGCAAATCGAGAACCTGCAAGTGTTGCACAAGGCGCAGAAGCTGGAGGCGCGCCTGGAGCAACTGGAGTTGGAGCTGGAGCAGCTGCTGCCCATATCGGCCGCCCTGTCGGCGCCGCGCTTCACCGTCGACCCGCGCCGCATGCACGGCCGCGCCGCCAGCCTGCCGGCCTGGTGCAGCAAGATCTCCACGCTGCTCAAGAGCATGGCGACGCTGCTGGCCACGCTGGGCGGACGGCCCGCGCACCTGGCCGAACTCCTGGCCGCCGACACAGGCCAGCCGCTGCCTCCGCTGTCCGACGCCCCCTGGCGGCCGGGCCCGCTCTGCTTGGGCCGTTCCCATTCGCTCAGCTGGTGCCGCGAGGCCGTAGCACGCGAGATCCTCGAGTGCGGCGTCTCGGTGCAGCATCTCCGCGCCACCTACGAGCGACGCGCCCAGGGCCCGGCGGCCCCGGGCGGCCCGCGCCGAAAGCTCTCGCTGCCCGCCGGCGCCCCGGGCCGTGAGCCCATCCTCGAGGAGGACTACGTGGCGGCCGGCCCCGGCAAGCCGAGcagcgccgccgccgctgccaaCGGCCTGCTGCCCGCAGAGGAGCCCCTGGACGTCCTGGGCCTGCCCGAGGCGCCGAGCCTCCAGGCGGCGCTGCCCGAACCCGAGCAGCTGGCGCGCAGGCCGCCGTCCTCCACGGAGCTGCGCGGCGTCCAGGACTACATCGACATGCGCAAGGAGCGCATCGTCTACCTCTTCCTGGAGCATTGGCGCAAGTGGACCTTCCGCGGCCCCGGGCGCCATGCCCAGGTGCGCCTGCGCAGACTGCTGCCCCGCGTGGTGGCGGCCGGCGCCGGCCTGAGCCCgcaggccgccgccgccgccccccggcCCCCGACGGGCGACGGCCGGGACCGGCGGCTGTTGCACCTGCTGAAGCAGCGGCAGGTGGTGGGCAAACTGCTGGGCCACTGGCGGAGCCTGCTGCGGAGGGTGCCAGCGCGCCAGCCCCGCGGCCCCGGCCTGGCGCACGGCTTGTACTGGCCCGAGCACTTCCTGCCGCCTCTTGACGGCAGGGCGCCCCCGACCTACGACAGCCTCACGCTCGACCTTTTCATGCTCGGCTACTTCCAGCTGCTGGAAATGGGCCTGAGCCGCGAGGAGCGCAAGTTCCGCCACCTGCTGTGCTACGAGATGTTCGACCGGCTGGGCAGCCACCCGTGGGAGCTCATCCGTCTCTTTCACCGCGTGGTGCTGGAGGAGGTGGAGACCGGCCGGCGCCGCTGGAGCGATGGCTTCGAGGACCTTAGGCGCCAGTTCTTCGGAGACACCCCGGAGGCTGAGCCGGCCCGGGAAGAAGAGGCGGAGATGCCGCTAGGGGAAGGGACagaaaagggggagagggagccgATCGAAGAGACCACTCCAGCTCAGATGGGCGACCGGCCTGAGGCCCCGACCCCCGCGCCGCAGCTTCCACCCCCGCCAGCCGCGCCTCCCCCGACGTCAGCCCCTCCTAGTTCTGGAGCCCCCGCCGAAGACCCCCTGGAGCTGGTATCTGAGATGGGCGAGTTCAGCAATGAGGACATCTGCCGATACATTGACCGAAGCTTCTCCTTctggaaggagaaggaggcagagctTTTTGACATCTGAGCCGCAGAATTCGGAATTTACCCTTAAGCATCTTAACCCGGGCCTGGATGCCCTTCGGATGTCTTCCAGAGGGCAGAAGCCAGCAGGAAGAATCCAGGACAAGACGAGTGGCCTTGGAAAACCCAGAGTGCCTCAGCCTTTTCGATGCCATCTTGTCGGGATGTGGGGCATTGGCCGGAATGGGCGGGGCACGCACAGGGCAAAGCAGGTGTTGCCCTGTGCCCCTACAGCGATGCCTGGCTCCGTGTGGAGCCAGATGGAAGAAGCAGTCCCTCTGAGTGTGGGACCGTGGGTCCCGCTTGGGGCTGTGTggctgtctttctgtctttggtTTTTCCTTGGAGGTCACAGCTACCTCTTTGGTGAAGATCAAAGGAGCCATGTGTGCAGTGTTCGTGTGACGTATGCAGATGCATTTTCCTCTGTAACGTGCGAGTAATAAACACCTTTGCTGTAAGCTGCCTGTGTTGGATGCCCCCCGCCCCCTACCAGCTGAACACTGGTAGAGCTGGTGTCTACTCCCTTTGAGAACAGGACAGGCATGGGCCAGAAGGTTCTTCACAGTGGAAGCAGGGATGAGTTGGAGCCTCTGAGCTGGCAGGGTCTGTGGGTGTCAAGTATGAGTCTGCCAGGAGATTCTGGGTCACTGGCCCGGAGCCATCCATCCACCTGCCCCCCAGTGGGAGATctttctctgctcccctcccacaCTCAGCTCTGACCTCGCTGGCACTGCCTCTAGGACTCAGGGACCCAGGTTATGGCATTTCCATCCATTTGTCCTGTAGAAGGGCATCCAAAGGGCCTCTTCCTGCAACCCTATCTGTGTCCCATTGTCCCTGAACCCTGCAGGTCCTCTGGGTGGGGGTGAACCCTCTGGCCCCTTTCTCCCAGCCCATGCCGGCCCTGAAGCCTTGTGCTGTGtttcaggaggaggaggaagaggcctgGCTGGCCAGCATGCCTGCCTGGAGGCGGGACATCCTGCGGAAGAAACTAGAAGAGGAGAGGTGAGCAGGCGAAGACGCGGGGCTTGGCAGGGTGTCTTGGTCGCATCCCTGAGATGGTGAACCAACTaaggctgtctttttttcttccagggagCAGAAGCGGTGAGTGTGGGGCTGGGCCTGACCTGTGTGtgtccccatccccccccccagtCACAGTCCTTGGCTTCTTCATCCAGCCCCATCTTGAGCACATCCCCTCATCACTCAGCCTTTGGCACGGCCTCTCTGCTCCCAATAATGTCACCAGACCCCTCTCTCCCAGTAGCTTAACCACTGCCCCCCGCCAAGTCCAGCTCTGATGCTGTAATTACCTGTTCCCAGTTACCCAGCCCCCACCTCGTGCTCACCTAGCCTTTCTGCCCTGCAGTCAACCCCAC contains the following coding sequences:
- the ESPN gene encoding espin isoform X5; this translates as MNSQGPLGGGPTPRTKSFNMMSPTGDNSELLAEIKAGKSLKPTPQSKGLTTVFSGSGQPASQPDSPLPPASPAPSRARSPTPPPATGSQPLLNGSVAPAPPATPAPGVQLDVEALIPTHDEQGRPIPEWKRQVMVRKLQLKMQEEEEQKRKLTAASSCCYPREGWRYSREYNAILGPFGELMTEADILRIEQQIENLQVLHKAQKLEARLEQLELELEQLLPISAALSAPRFTVDPRRMHGRAASLPAWCSKISTLLKSMATLLATLGGRPAHLAELLAADTGQPLPPLSDAPWRPGPLCLGRSHSLSWCREAVAREILECGVSVQHLRATYERRAQGPAAPGGPRRKLSLPAGAPGREPILEEDYVAAGPGKPSSAAAAANGLLPAEEPLDVLGLPEAPSLQAALPEPEQLARRPPSSTELRGVQDYIDMRKERIVYLFLEHWRKWTFRGPGRHAQVRLRRLLPRVVAAGAGLSPQAAAAAPRPPTGDGRDRRLLHLLKQRQVVGKLLGHWRSLLRRVPARQPRGPGLAHGLYWPEHFLPPLDGRAPPTYDSLTLDLFMLGYFQLLEMGLSREERKFRHLLCYEMFDRLGSHPWELIRLFHRVVLEEVETGRRRWSDGFEDLRRQFFGDTPEAEPAREEEAEMPLGEGTEKGEREPIEETTPAQMGDRPEAPTPAPQLPPPPAAPPPTSAPPSSGAPAEDPLELVSEMGEFSNEDICRYIDRSFSFWKEKEAELFDI